Proteins from one Thaumasiovibrio subtropicus genomic window:
- a CDS encoding IS1182 family transposase (programmed frameshift), with amino-acid sequence MLQEPTPQQYELEMVTMEQLVPKNHLVRKIDNAIDFEFIRDEVAHLYCKDNGRPPVDPVRLFKIILLGYIFGIKSERQLVKEIEVNVAYRWFLRMSLTEKVIHASTLSQNRIRRFNGTDVFERIFINIVEQAMSKGLVAGQELFTDSTHLKANANKNKHTNKVTAVRASTYLDMLDEDVALDREKPGKKPLKARESEPKTKNTKTSTTDPESGFMTRDNKPQGFFYLDHRTVDGQHGIILDTYTTAGNINDSQPYVQRLDYTLATFQLNPIAVGLDAGYFTAPVAESLERRAILGVFGYRRPSRTKNTFKKKHFTYDAQRDSYQCPNGQELLYKTTSRDAYREYHSAPKECAFCPMRDDCTQSRNMKKVITRHIYSDAVERANQMRLSSYGKKTYRRRSETVERSFADAKQHHGHRYARFRGLANVQMQCWLAAAAQNIKKIALVMNYLRKIGLNMAEMRQILASVCLCNERKLLRTT; translated from the exons ATGCTTCAAGAGCCTACTCCGCAACAATACGAACTGGAAATGGTGACGATGGAACAGTTAGTTCCTAAAAACCATTTAGTGCGTAAAATCGATAATGCTATCGACTTCGAATTCATTCGAGATGAAGTCGCTCATCTTTACTGTAAAGATAATGGACGCCCACCTGTTGACCCTGTCCGCCTCTTCAAAATCATCTTACTTGGCTACATCTTTGGCATAAAAAGTGAGCGTCAGCTCGTCAAAGAGATTGAAGTGAATGTCGCTTACCGTTGGTTCTTGCGGATGTCATTAACAGAGAAAGTCATTCACGCTTCTACTCTCAGCCAGAACCGCATTCGTCGCTTTAATGGCACGGATGTATTCGAACGTATTTTTATCAATATCGTAGAGCAAGCCATGTCGAAAGGCTTGGTCGCGGGTCAAGAGCTCTTTACGGACAGTACTCATCTCAAAGCGAACGCCAACAAGAATAAACACACCAATAAAGTCACGGCGGTTCGTGCCAGTACCTATCTTGATATGCTGGATGAAGACGTCGCTTTAGACCGAGAAAAGC CAGGTAAGAAGCCACTTAAGGCTCGGGAGTCAGAGCCAAAAACAAAGAATACTAAAACCAGCACCACTGACCCAGAGAGTGGCTTCATGACTCGTGATAATAAGCCTCAAGGCTTCTTTTATCTCGACCATCGAACCGTTGATGGTCAACACGGAATTATTCTCGATACCTACACCACCGCGGGTAACATCAATGACTCACAGCCTTACGTTCAACGCTTAGATTACACGCTTGCCACATTCCAATTGAACCCGATAGCTGTTGGACTGGATGCGGGCTACTTTACTGCTCCAGTGGCGGAGTCACTTGAACGTCGAGCTATTCTTGGCGTGTTCGGTTATCGACGTCCATCTAGAACGAAAAATACGTTCAAAAAGAAACACTTTACTTACGATGCGCAAAGAGACAGCTACCAATGTCCGAATGGTCAGGAGTTGCTTTATAAAACGACCTCACGCGATGCGTATCGAGAATACCACTCAGCCCCCAAAGAATGTGCGTTCTGTCCAATGAGGGATGACTGTACTCAAAGCAGAAATATGAAGAAAGTGATTACACGGCATATCTATAGTGACGCAGTAGAGAGGGCAAACCAAATGCGGCTCTCTTCCTACGGCAAGAAGACTTATAGACGTCGAAGTGAAACAGTAGAACGTAGCTTTGCAGACGCTAAGCAACATCACGGTCATCGTTATGCTCGCTTCCGCGGTCTAGCCAATGTGCAAATGCAATGTTGGTTGGCAGCGGCAGCCCAAAACATCAAGAAGATAGCGCTGGTGATGAACTATCTCCGAAAAATAGGCTTAAACATGGCAGAAATGAGGCAAATACTTGCTTCTGTATGCCTATGTAATGAACGGAAACTTCTGCGCACGACATAG